In Candidatus Defluviibacterium haderslevense, the following are encoded in one genomic region:
- a CDS encoding TonB-dependent receptor — MISIKNHLLCFLLITTISYTHAQSLSSIAGQVKSNDGKPISFAAVQLLFASDSSLAKAAFSDDQGTYLFQGIKSGAYHLHINLIGYSSHFSTKVELKEQNNALNLPDIILTPSSINLNAIDITHKKPFLERKLDRMVMNVESSISSAGNTALELIEKAPGVLVNQDIAIQILGKQGVIVMIDGRPTNLSGADLTSYLKSISGSTISRIEIITQPSSKYDAEGNAGIIDIRLKKDKNEGFNGSVNVNLGQGVYFKPSGGINANYRNKKWNLYGNYNYSEPNNFTNFYINRQFFDSAHQVLSIFDQTSFAKQPLRNHNAKIGLDFYLNAKTIIGVLANTILSSSDREGYTNSTITDAYNKLLYTTHTANTYDDQKQNNLLNVNFKHEFNQKGQELTVDLDYGNYSNSSNQNFENRFFNPDQILFDSYALNANQAGDIYVHSAKADYTQFFGTYKFEMGGKSTLVKTKNDIVFYNVVNNQNEYDSTRSSKFNYEENINAAYAIIGNEWKGFEYQFGLRLENTNSQGDQINSEDYFDRQLTHLFPSLSCIYKKIKNQSIALSYSRRIDRPTFRQLHPFRIFVDPYTYVVGDPSLLPSLTHSFDLTHTFKDKIITSFNYSKTNNEITDVFSQDDSTKISYQIPANIAHVNAYSLTLSFPIKYKKWLQSNFDATVFYNDYQGPLGSANLRNNSLSWYARFQNNVPIGTKGWATELSYYYQSQMAWGQFIIRDLGQLSFGIQKQSKNKLSVIKFAVTDILHTNKIRVIVDYDNQKFHTDRNWDSTVANLSFSHRFGKTTVARARQRQSGVEDEKRRASS; from the coding sequence ATGATAAGTATCAAAAATCATTTATTGTGTTTTCTTCTAATTACTACTATTTCTTACACCCATGCCCAATCACTGTCTTCTATAGCCGGCCAAGTAAAATCAAATGATGGAAAACCCATCTCTTTTGCTGCTGTCCAACTTTTGTTTGCCAGCGATTCCAGTTTAGCAAAGGCTGCGTTTTCGGATGATCAAGGAACCTATTTATTTCAAGGAATCAAATCGGGAGCTTATCATTTACATATTAACCTAATCGGTTACTCATCGCATTTTTCTACAAAAGTGGAATTGAAGGAACAAAACAATGCCCTAAACTTGCCGGACATTATATTAACTCCATCAAGTATCAACTTAAACGCCATTGATATTACGCATAAAAAACCATTCCTTGAAAGAAAATTGGATCGCATGGTTATGAATGTTGAAAGTAGTATTTCAAGTGCTGGAAATACGGCTTTAGAACTGATTGAAAAAGCTCCAGGTGTACTGGTTAATCAGGATATAGCCATCCAGATTTTAGGGAAACAAGGTGTCATCGTGATGATCGACGGAAGGCCCACAAATCTTTCAGGCGCAGATCTTACCAGTTATTTAAAAAGTATTTCCGGAAGTACCATTTCACGAATTGAAATCATTACACAGCCTTCATCCAAATATGATGCGGAAGGAAATGCAGGAATCATTGATATTCGACTTAAAAAAGATAAAAATGAAGGGTTTAATGGTAGTGTGAATGTTAACTTAGGTCAAGGTGTATATTTTAAACCCAGCGGAGGTATAAATGCCAACTATAGGAACAAAAAATGGAATCTTTACGGAAACTACAATTACAGCGAACCCAACAATTTTACCAATTTCTATATCAACAGACAATTCTTTGATTCCGCTCATCAAGTTCTATCCATTTTCGACCAAACCAGTTTTGCAAAACAACCCCTTAGAAATCACAACGCAAAAATAGGATTGGACTTCTACCTTAATGCGAAAACAATCATTGGCGTATTAGCTAATACGATACTAAGTTCAAGTGATCGGGAAGGTTATACCAATTCGACCATCACGGATGCCTACAATAAATTGTTGTATACTACCCATACTGCGAATACCTATGATGACCAAAAACAGAATAATTTACTGAATGTAAATTTTAAACATGAATTTAATCAGAAAGGACAAGAACTAACCGTCGATTTGGATTATGGAAATTATTCAAACTCCTCCAATCAAAATTTTGAAAATCGATTTTTTAATCCGGATCAAATCTTATTTGATTCGTATGCACTAAATGCCAATCAAGCTGGCGATATTTATGTGCATTCAGCTAAGGCCGATTACACCCAATTTTTTGGCACATATAAATTCGAAATGGGGGGCAAATCCACTTTAGTCAAAACTAAAAATGATATTGTCTTTTACAATGTGGTCAATAATCAGAATGAATATGATTCCACACGTTCGAGTAAATTTAATTATGAGGAGAATATTAATGCTGCCTACGCCATTATTGGAAATGAATGGAAAGGTTTCGAATATCAATTCGGATTGCGTTTGGAAAACACGAATTCACAGGGAGACCAAATCAATTCAGAGGATTATTTTGATAGACAATTAACTCATTTATTTCCAAGTCTTTCATGCATTTATAAAAAAATAAAAAATCAATCCATCGCATTGTCATATAGTCGCAGAATTGACAGACCCACTTTTAGACAATTACATCCATTTAGAATATTTGTAGATCCGTACACTTATGTCGTAGGGGATCCATCTTTATTGCCGAGCCTAACGCATTCCTTTGACCTTACCCATACCTTTAAAGACAAAATAATCACAAGTTTCAACTATAGTAAAACAAATAATGAAATCACTGATGTGTTTTCGCAAGATGACAGCACAAAAATTTCTTACCAAATTCCTGCAAATATTGCTCATGTAAATGCCTATTCGCTAACCTTAAGTTTTCCAATTAAGTATAAGAAATGGTTACAATCCAATTTTGATGCTACTGTTTTTTATAATGATTATCAGGGTCCATTAGGTTCGGCTAATTTGCGAAACAATAGTTTGAGTTGGTATGCTCGTTTCCAAAATAATGTACCCATTGGTACCAAAGGATGGGCTACTGAATTATCTTATTACTATCAATCACAAATGGCCTGGGGACAATTCATTATTAGAGACCTTGGCCAACTTTCATTTGGTATCCAAAAACAAAGTAAAAACAAATTATCCGTCATTAAATTTGCTGTGACAGATATTTTACATACCAATAAAATCAGAGTCATTGTAGACTATGACAATCAAAAATTTCACACCGATAGAAATTGGGATTCCACTGTGGCTAATCTAAGTTTTTCACATCGGTTTGGAAAAACAACTGTTGCACGTGCCAGACAAAGACAATCTGGCGTCGAAGATGAGAAACGAAGAGCTTCATCCTGA
- a CDS encoding amino acid permease, translated as MTKKLSLTDGIMLVAGSMIGSGIFIVSADIARNVGSGGYLLLTWVLAGFMTIMAALSYGELSGMFPKAGGQYIYLKEAYNPLIGFLYGWTLFTVIQTGTIAAVGVAFAKFTGVFIPFFSEKNYLLDFGYIKITGAQLLAISSIVLLTWFNSRGIQQGSLLQRIFTTTKLIALFGLIIIGFAFFKSDVWSLNWNSFFASAKTAMNADGQWSVTSLSGITLISAIGISMVGTLFSSDAWNNVTFVSGEMENPAKNVAKSMVIGTLIVTLIYLLANIVYLGLLPVVGSPDGANVLDRGLQFALNDRVGTAASYQIFGSVAVFLMAGLIMISTFGCNNGLILSGARVFQEMAKDGLFFKKAAILNSQSVPGKALWFQCLWTCALCLSGTYGDLLDYVVFAVLIFYILTVGGVILLRINKPDMVRPYKTFGYPFVPIIYIVLALTVCIILLIYKPSFTWPGLMIVLAGIPVYYLIHNANKSKTV; from the coding sequence ATGACAAAGAAACTATCATTAACCGATGGAATCATGCTGGTAGCAGGTTCCATGATTGGTTCAGGAATATTTATTGTAAGCGCTGATATTGCTCGAAATGTTGGGAGTGGCGGTTATTTATTGCTCACCTGGGTACTAGCCGGATTTATGACCATTATGGCTGCCCTGAGTTATGGCGAACTTTCCGGTATGTTTCCAAAAGCCGGGGGACAGTATATCTATTTAAAAGAAGCTTATAATCCATTGATTGGATTCCTCTATGGCTGGACTTTATTTACAGTGATACAAACCGGAACCATTGCCGCTGTAGGTGTAGCGTTTGCAAAATTTACCGGAGTTTTTATACCATTTTTTAGTGAGAAAAATTACTTACTCGATTTCGGTTATATTAAAATTACTGGAGCACAATTGTTAGCCATATCGAGTATCGTATTATTGACTTGGTTTAATAGTCGGGGCATTCAGCAAGGGAGTTTACTCCAACGCATATTTACGACCACTAAACTCATAGCTTTATTTGGACTTATCATTATTGGTTTTGCATTTTTTAAATCTGATGTGTGGTCATTAAACTGGAATAGTTTTTTTGCATCTGCAAAAACTGCAATGAATGCAGATGGCCAATGGTCGGTCACAAGTCTGAGCGGTATCACATTAATTAGTGCAATAGGCATATCGATGGTAGGAACCTTATTCTCCAGTGATGCGTGGAATAACGTAACATTTGTATCCGGTGAAATGGAAAACCCAGCAAAAAATGTTGCTAAAAGTATGGTCATTGGTACTTTAATCGTTACCCTAATTTATCTTTTGGCCAACATCGTTTACTTAGGTTTACTTCCTGTGGTTGGGTCACCAGATGGAGCGAATGTGTTGGATCGCGGATTACAGTTTGCATTAAATGATCGGGTGGGAACAGCTGCTTCGTATCAAATATTTGGATCGGTTGCTGTATTCTTAATGGCCGGATTAATTATGATCTCTACTTTCGGTTGTAACAATGGTCTCATATTATCCGGGGCAAGAGTATTTCAAGAAATGGCTAAAGATGGTTTGTTTTTTAAAAAAGCTGCGATACTCAATAGTCAAAGTGTACCAGGAAAAGCGTTGTGGTTTCAGTGTCTTTGGACTTGTGCATTGTGTTTATCGGGAACTTACGGGGATCTCTTAGACTATGTTGTTTTTGCGGTGTTGATTTTTTATATATTGACTGTCGGTGGTGTTATTTTATTACGCATCAACAAACCGGATATGGTTCGACCATATAAAACATTTGGGTATCCATTTGTACCCATTATTTATATCGTTCTAGCGTTAACGGTATGCATCATTTTACTCATTTACAAACCTAGTTTTACCTGGCCAGGATTGATGATCGTACTTGCAGGAATACCAGTCTACTATTTAATTCACAATGCCAATAAATCAAAGACAGTTTGA
- a CDS encoding amidohydrolase family protein → MKTYYNSHVHIFSKKCIPVYILGNNLSYLIKALDWLQMNRFVIFMLSVFKVLPITREAIPRLKMFFRSFAQGSQHEVIEHLLYQEYDRFSESGSFKIVLLSIDFDSQNAGLAPLNYLNQINEIAEYKRLKPYRDRILPFIGINPYHTIFINLPIENFVKEYIEVHQFVGVKLYPATGYYPNDSRMDKLWEYCEKNDIPIMSHCTCGRIHYQGDASERLRTPSLFPNMTGDDQQVNFTDTENFKALLVKYPKLKICFAHCGGIVFSKYKQNELEQKLISKNFDSPRVIEYKWYKQVLSWCQSTDYPNIYLDISWINHDRKTLEDLRDEVIKHNIMHKVLYGTDFFVNIDKTTEEDAYLLSKQIFNMDIIASENPQKYLRSLIHDNL, encoded by the coding sequence ATGAAAACGTATTACAATAGTCATGTTCACATTTTTAGTAAAAAGTGTATCCCTGTTTATATTCTTGGAAACAATTTGTCCTATTTGATTAAAGCCTTAGACTGGCTTCAAATGAATCGATTCGTAATATTTATGCTAAGTGTTTTTAAGGTATTACCAATAACCAGGGAAGCGATACCAAGGCTAAAAATGTTTTTTCGGTCTTTTGCTCAAGGATCACAACATGAAGTTATTGAACACCTATTGTACCAAGAGTATGATCGATTCAGTGAATCCGGATCTTTCAAAATAGTTTTGCTTTCTATTGATTTTGATTCTCAAAATGCCGGATTAGCACCTTTAAACTATTTAAATCAAATCAATGAAATCGCGGAGTACAAAAGATTAAAACCCTATCGCGATAGAATTTTACCATTCATAGGAATTAATCCATACCACACTATTTTTATAAATCTACCTATTGAAAATTTTGTAAAAGAGTACATAGAAGTTCATCAATTTGTTGGAGTGAAATTGTATCCTGCTACCGGCTATTATCCAAACGATTCCAGAATGGACAAACTATGGGAATATTGCGAAAAAAATGATATTCCTATTATGAGTCATTGCACTTGTGGTCGGATACACTATCAGGGAGATGCAAGTGAACGATTAAGAACACCGAGTTTGTTTCCGAATATGACAGGAGACGATCAACAGGTTAATTTTACCGATACAGAAAATTTTAAAGCCTTACTAGTTAAGTATCCCAAACTAAAAATTTGTTTTGCACATTGTGGTGGGATCGTTTTTTCTAAATACAAGCAAAACGAGTTGGAACAAAAACTAATCTCCAAAAATTTTGATTCTCCACGAGTCATTGAATACAAGTGGTACAAACAAGTATTATCATGGTGTCAGAGTACTGACTATCCAAATATATATTTAGACATTTCATGGATTAACCATGACAGAAAGACTTTAGAAGATCTCAGAGATGAAGTTATAAAACATAACATCATGCATAAAGTACTCTATGGTACAGATTTTTTTGTCAATATAGATAAGACCACTGAGGAAGACGCTTACTTATTGTCTAAACAAATATTTAATATGGATATCATTGCATCGGAAAATCCTCAAAAATATTTACGGAGTTTAATTCATGATAATTTGTAA
- a CDS encoding amino acid permease, producing the protein MSLFIKKPLHELMKQAADDGVSLKRTLGPRNLIFLGIGAIIGAGLFSITGGAAAANAGPAITISFIIAGLGCAFAGLCYAEFASMIPVAGSAYTYSYATMGEFIAWIIGWDLVLEYAVGAATVSISWSRYFGKFLEGFDIHLPEKYMVGPWDGGMINLPAVFIVILTSLLLIKGTHESAKFNTFIVVVKVTVVLIFILLGWGYINYSNYVPYIPDNTGTFGEFGFSGIIRAAAIVFFAYIGFDAVSTAAQEAKNPGKDMPIGILGSLIICTVLYILFAHVMTGVTHYTSFAGKDGIAPVAVAIDHMGTVGADGSLIPDYPWLNRAIIIAILGGYASVILVMLMGQSRVFFSMSQDGLIPKIFSYVHPVFRTPSKNNFLFMIFVSLFAAFIPARVVGEMTSIGTLFAFILVCVGVLVMRKTQPDAPRAFRTPWVPLIPILGIITCLFMMVFLPLDTWLRLFVWLAIGFVIYFGYSKKHSILRKRTDL; encoded by the coding sequence ATGTCATTATTTATCAAAAAACCGCTTCATGAATTAATGAAACAAGCCGCAGATGACGGAGTTTCATTGAAGAGGACCCTAGGTCCCAGAAATCTTATATTTCTTGGTATTGGTGCCATAATTGGGGCAGGATTATTTTCTATAACAGGTGGTGCTGCTGCCGCTAATGCTGGTCCAGCCATCACGATTTCATTTATTATTGCCGGACTTGGCTGCGCATTTGCAGGCTTATGTTATGCCGAATTTGCTTCTATGATTCCGGTTGCTGGTAGTGCTTACACCTATTCTTATGCTACTATGGGAGAATTTATCGCATGGATTATTGGATGGGACTTGGTATTGGAATATGCGGTTGGAGCTGCTACTGTGAGTATTAGTTGGAGTAGGTATTTTGGTAAATTCCTTGAAGGATTTGATATCCATCTTCCTGAAAAATATATGGTTGGTCCATGGGATGGTGGAATGATTAATTTGCCTGCTGTGTTTATCGTTATTTTGACCAGTTTGTTATTGATCAAGGGTACTCATGAATCTGCTAAATTCAATACCTTTATAGTAGTTGTAAAAGTAACTGTAGTTTTAATTTTCATACTCCTTGGTTGGGGATATATTAATTATTCCAATTATGTTCCTTATATCCCTGATAACACTGGAACTTTTGGTGAATTCGGGTTCAGTGGAATTATACGGGCAGCTGCTATAGTATTCTTTGCATACATAGGTTTTGATGCGGTGAGTACTGCAGCACAAGAAGCTAAGAATCCGGGTAAAGATATGCCAATAGGGATATTGGGATCTTTAATTATATGTACGGTCTTATACATTCTTTTTGCACATGTTATGACGGGTGTTACTCATTATACTTCTTTTGCAGGTAAAGACGGAATAGCACCGGTTGCCGTTGCCATAGATCATATGGGTACTGTCGGTGCTGATGGTAGTTTGATTCCTGACTATCCTTGGCTTAATCGAGCTATTATAATTGCTATATTAGGTGGTTATGCGTCCGTTATTTTGGTTATGTTAATGGGACAATCCAGAGTATTTTTTAGTATGTCACAAGATGGACTAATACCTAAAATATTTTCATATGTGCATCCGGTGTTTAGAACACCATCAAAAAACAATTTCTTGTTTATGATTTTTGTAAGCCTTTTCGCGGCATTTATTCCTGCACGAGTTGTGGGTGAAATGACAAGTATTGGTACTTTGTTTGCCTTTATTTTAGTTTGTGTAGGTGTATTGGTCATGCGTAAAACTCAACCGGATGCTCCAAGGGCCTTTAGAACTCCATGGGTACCATTAATTCCTATTTTAGGAATCATTACTTGCTTATTCATGATGGTGTTCTTGCCATTGGATACCTGGTTGAGATTGTTCGTATGGCTAGCTATTGGTTTTGTTATTTACTTTGGATACAGCAAGAAACATAGCATTTTACGAAAAAGAACAGATTTATAA
- a CDS encoding nuclear transport factor 2 family protein — protein sequence MATSTLTTQEVATRLVEFCRKGQVLEAQEELFADEVTSYEPAHSPTPPAIGKDAVMAKGRHFAASIEKRHGGSFEDPIVAGNYFSFVCKFDADLKGMGRVVWDEICVLGVKDGKIISEQFFY from the coding sequence ATGGCTACAAGCACATTAACAACCCAAGAGGTTGCAACTAGATTAGTGGAATTTTGTCGCAAAGGACAGGTTCTCGAAGCACAGGAAGAGCTTTTTGCAGATGAGGTAACAAGTTATGAACCTGCCCACTCGCCTACACCACCAGCTATTGGAAAAGATGCTGTAATGGCTAAAGGGAGACATTTTGCAGCTTCCATTGAAAAACGTCACGGCGGTTCTTTTGAAGATCCCATTGTTGCGGGTAATTACTTCAGCTTTGTATGTAAATTTGATGCTGATTTGAAAGGTATGGGTCGTGTGGTATGGGATGAGATTTGCGTTCTTGGCGTAAAAGATGGCAAAATCATATCAGAACAATTTTTCTATTAA
- a CDS encoding YitT family protein has translation MRRAKDKKRDTNQEYTDQDVTRLNVDRNKNYRIDLKRQIKNFILITLGIFSAAFGFKGFLLTNHFIDGGATGISLLISALTKIPLYILIICVNIPFIILAHQVMGRPFAIKTAMAIAGLALVLAFVSFPNVTDDNLLVAIFGGFFLGAGIGFAIRGGAVIDGTEVLAIFLSRKVGATIGDIIIVINVLIFGAAAYFLGVEIALYSMITYLSASKTLDFIVEGIDEYIGVTIVSSQSEEIRQMIINKMGRGVTVYTGKSGYGKRGETSDVEIIYTVITRLELNKLNTEIEKIEPDAFVVMNSVKDTKGGMIKKRPLQH, from the coding sequence ATGAGGAGGGCAAAAGATAAGAAAAGAGATACAAATCAGGAATACACCGATCAGGATGTTACCCGATTAAATGTAGATAGAAATAAAAATTATCGTATTGATTTAAAACGACAGATCAAAAATTTTATACTCATTACATTAGGTATCTTTTCTGCTGCATTTGGATTTAAAGGATTCCTCCTTACCAATCACTTTATTGATGGAGGAGCAACAGGTATTTCACTGCTTATTTCAGCTTTAACTAAAATTCCACTTTACATTCTTATCATCTGTGTCAATATCCCATTTATTATTCTTGCGCATCAGGTTATGGGTAGACCATTTGCAATTAAAACGGCAATGGCAATAGCTGGACTCGCACTTGTATTGGCTTTCGTTAGCTTTCCTAATGTAACTGATGATAATTTGTTGGTGGCCATCTTTGGTGGTTTCTTCCTTGGTGCTGGAATAGGTTTTGCTATTCGGGGTGGTGCTGTTATTGATGGAACAGAAGTTCTTGCGATTTTTTTAAGCCGCAAAGTTGGTGCTACAATTGGTGATATCATTATTGTTATCAATGTCCTAATTTTTGGTGCAGCCGCTTATTTCCTTGGTGTGGAGATTGCACTTTATTCCATGATTACTTACTTGTCTGCATCTAAAACATTAGACTTTATTGTAGAAGGTATCGATGAATATATTGGTGTAACAATTGTATCTTCTCAAAGTGAAGAAATCAGACAAATGATTATTAATAAAATGGGTCGCGGCGTAACGGTGTATACCGGCAAAAGTGGTTATGGAAAACGCGGTGAGACCAGTGATGTTGAAATTATTTACACAGTAATTACCCGACTTGAACTCAATAAATTAAATACTGAAATTGAAAAAATCGAACCTGATGCCTTTGTTGTCATGAATAGTGTAAAGGATACCAAAGGCGGGATGATTAAAAAACGACCTTTACAGCATTAA
- a CDS encoding transcription initiation protein, whose amino-acid sequence MNEYLMIFRSERMDGEMPSPEQMQIVKQQWQKWISGIAKSGNYSSTNRLLSEGKTIHGNVITDGPYMEGKEMIGGYLIVKAISLDEALSMAKTCPGLAMGGKVEVRTIMAIDDDPNSNQFLDPKS is encoded by the coding sequence ATGAATGAATATTTAATGATTTTCAGAAGTGAACGCATGGATGGCGAAATGCCCTCACCAGAACAAATGCAAATCGTAAAGCAACAATGGCAAAAATGGATTAGTGGGATTGCAAAAAGTGGAAACTATTCAAGTACTAATCGTCTTTTGTCCGAAGGAAAAACAATTCATGGAAATGTCATTACTGATGGTCCTTATATGGAAGGCAAAGAAATGATCGGTGGCTATCTCATCGTAAAAGCCATTTCACTAGACGAAGCCCTTTCTATGGCTAAAACATGTCCGGGACTTGCTATGGGTGGCAAGGTAGAGGTGAGAACCATCATGGCTATCGATGACGATCCGAATTCGAACCAATTTTTAGACCCAAAATCTTGA
- a CDS encoding sigma-70 family RNA polymerase sigma factor, translated as MNSSPHSINTLTDHLFRHESGKMVAVLTKIFGTENLETVEDVIQQTFMDAIQVWKLKGIPENPSAWLFRVAKNKAIDIIRKNKHSLQYDFNDSERALLKSEYTLMSTMDHLWKDEMISDDMLRMMFACCHQDISQENQITLILKTLCGFSTAEIAKAFLTSEDTISKRLFRTKTFFRNQKIKLEIPSSHELKNRTDAVINAIYLLFNEGYNSTHSDELIRKDLIDEAKLLCQLLCDNPQTQQPETFALMALICFHSARSDSRLTTEGEIILLPYQDRKLWNWDLIREGNDFMNKAAVGNTISTYHLEAAIAYEHCTAPTFEQTNWPQILNYYEMLCTIAYSPITEMNRAVAVMQVHGAHEALQFLQNMADHKKLESYYLYHSLLGEIKTRLHNSNEAKQHFEKAMGLTHSDVEKKMLKVKMGALLN; from the coding sequence TTGAATAGTTCACCCCATAGCATCAATACATTAACAGACCATCTTTTCCGTCATGAATCGGGAAAGATGGTTGCTGTTTTAACCAAGATATTCGGTACAGAAAATTTAGAAACCGTCGAAGATGTGATTCAACAAACTTTTATGGATGCCATACAAGTTTGGAAACTGAAAGGCATTCCGGAAAATCCTTCTGCATGGTTGTTTCGAGTAGCAAAAAACAAAGCGATAGACATCATTAGAAAAAACAAACATTCATTGCAATATGATTTTAACGATAGCGAACGGGCTTTATTGAAATCGGAATATACACTTATGAGCACCATGGACCATTTATGGAAAGATGAAATGATCAGTGATGATATGTTGCGAATGATGTTTGCTTGTTGTCACCAAGATATTTCACAAGAAAATCAAATCACGCTTATACTTAAAACGCTATGTGGTTTTAGTACAGCTGAAATTGCAAAAGCATTTCTGACATCGGAAGACACCATTTCAAAAAGACTTTTTAGAACCAAAACATTTTTCCGCAATCAAAAAATAAAATTGGAAATTCCCTCATCTCATGAATTAAAAAATAGAACCGATGCTGTAATCAATGCCATTTATCTTTTATTCAATGAGGGATATAACTCAACACATTCAGACGAATTAATTCGGAAAGATCTAATCGATGAAGCTAAATTGTTATGTCAATTGTTATGTGATAATCCGCAAACACAACAACCGGAAACGTTTGCACTCATGGCATTGATTTGTTTTCATTCTGCGAGAAGCGACAGCAGATTAACCACAGAAGGTGAAATCATTTTGCTGCCTTACCAAGACCGCAAATTATGGAATTGGGATTTGATTAGAGAGGGAAATGATTTCATGAATAAGGCTGCTGTCGGAAATACTATTAGCACCTATCATTTAGAAGCTGCCATTGCATATGAACACTGCACGGCACCAACGTTTGAACAAACCAATTGGCCACAGATCCTAAACTATTACGAAATGCTTTGCACTATTGCTTATTCACCCATTACAGAAATGAATAGAGCAGTCGCCGTCATGCAAGTACATGGTGCACATGAAGCCTTGCAATTTCTTCAAAATATGGCTGATCATAAAAAATTAGAATCCTATTATTTGTATCACAGTTTACTTGGTGAAATTAAAACAAGGTTACATAACTCAAATGAAGCCAAACAACATTTTGAAAAAGCGATGGGACTAACCCATTCAGATGTCGAAAAGAAAATGTTGAAAGTGAAAATGGGTGCGTTGTTGAATTAG
- a CDS encoding T9SS type A sorting domain-containing protein encodes MKNIYLALIIVLAFCINGFSQNVLTEDFNFMPVDSLENSGLWGRSGINTNYNIKVVSPGLEYLGYVGSGKGNSCLISNSGNGDIVYRNFTEPITSGSVYMSFMLKLDSLPTTFTQGYCISYNPNTGGTNLNTALYIKRLPSSNFNLGVRKIGTIDYSNSVFEINKTYLIVLKYSIIAGNDNDLSSLYAFETGVPNVEPSIPLSSTNNGIDFTGQASVYINNNYAQTGLEGCRIFIDGIRVGNSWNTSVLAVPTSVSGPTASSNEWIEIVPNPVHNSTKIKYQIPSNSHVKINIFNASGMHCSELLNEYQESGHHEMEWFPSELPVGVYSCTIQFNEQQSTKKLIVIK; translated from the coding sequence ATGAAAAATATTTACCTGGCTCTAATCATTGTTTTAGCTTTTTGCATAAATGGATTTTCTCAGAATGTGTTAACGGAAGATTTTAATTTTATGCCTGTAGATAGTCTTGAAAATTCAGGATTGTGGGGTCGAAGTGGTATCAATACGAATTACAATATTAAAGTTGTTTCTCCTGGTCTTGAGTATTTGGGTTATGTCGGATCAGGTAAGGGAAATAGTTGCCTGATCAGTAATTCTGGAAATGGGGACATCGTTTATAGAAATTTTACCGAGCCAATAACTTCAGGATCAGTGTATATGTCTTTCATGCTTAAATTAGACAGCTTGCCAACTACTTTCACACAGGGATATTGCATTTCGTACAATCCGAATACTGGAGGTACTAATCTCAATACAGCATTATACATCAAACGATTACCTTCCTCAAACTTTAATCTCGGTGTGCGGAAAATTGGTACTATAGATTATTCAAATTCAGTTTTCGAAATTAATAAAACATATCTTATTGTATTAAAATATTCTATAATAGCCGGAAATGATAATGACTTATCCAGTTTATATGCGTTTGAAACTGGGGTCCCTAATGTTGAGCCTTCCATTCCATTGAGTTCAACAAATAATGGTATTGATTTTACTGGTCAGGCATCTGTATATATCAATAATAATTATGCCCAGACCGGTTTAGAAGGATGTAGAATATTTATTGATGGAATCAGGGTAGGCAACTCATGGAACACAAGTGTTTTGGCCGTGCCAACTTCAGTGTCAGGTCCAACTGCATCTTCCAATGAATGGATTGAAATTGTTCCCAACCCTGTTCACAATAGCACAAAAATTAAGTACCAAATTCCATCCAATAGTCACGTTAAAATTAATATTTTCAATGCCTCTGGAATGCATTGCAGTGAATTGTTGAATGAATACCAGGAAAGTGGACATCATGAAATGGAATGGTTTCCTAGTGAACTCCCTGTTGGGGTTTATAGTTGTACTATTCAATTTAATGAACAGCAAAGTACCAAGAAACTTATTGTGATTAAGTAG